In Paenibacillus sp. G2S3, a single window of DNA contains:
- a CDS encoding ATP-binding cassette domain-containing protein, whose protein sequence is MIKVDNLSFAFPQKELYKNISFTLEEAQHCAFIGTSGSGKSTLIDILMDPEKYLFEGKLEMDPTCKIGYVSQFSQLDKSKETTVFEYIGEEFIKIQNEITAILTEMETSSDIDSLLEKYQLALDAFDLMDGNDFESNINKKLNLANLLKLKDARVSDLSGGEFKLIQVMKEMLTSPDLMIMDEPDVFLDFENLNALKNLINAHKGILLVVTHNRYLLNHCFNKIIHLENMEIQEFDGRYIEYNFSLLQTKIELQEIAVAEQEEIERYDNIIDNLRAIATYNSEASRGRALKARVKFQERLEARKIKAPFVDIKQPKISFGVDNEIEEDITLLNVNNYSVSFDELILENVNFEMKPTDKVALIGPNGTGKTTLLRDIFKNNRDSIEINADIKVTYLSQLQDEVLKDSNTILEDFIDAGFATYDEIRAHLSNYGFEGEILNQKIESLSGGEKNILQLAKVSASKANLLLLDEPTSHLDTYTQIALEKAIEDYKGAILMISHDFYSVVNGMDYVLIIEDKTIRKMSMRKFRKMIYASHFDKDYLENEQNKKAVEMKIELALKDNNFELAKGMVDELEELIKLL, encoded by the coding sequence ATGATAAAAGTTGATAACTTATCCTTCGCATTTCCGCAAAAAGAACTATATAAAAACATTTCATTTACGTTAGAAGAAGCACAACATTGCGCTTTTATAGGAACAAGTGGCAGTGGTAAAAGTACACTGATCGATATACTGATGGATCCAGAAAAATATTTGTTCGAAGGCAAGCTAGAGATGGACCCAACCTGCAAAATTGGGTATGTAAGTCAGTTTTCGCAACTAGACAAATCTAAAGAAACAACCGTTTTTGAATATATAGGAGAAGAATTTATTAAGATACAAAATGAAATAACAGCTATTCTCACTGAAATGGAAACATCATCAGATATTGATTCATTACTCGAAAAGTATCAATTAGCTCTAGATGCCTTTGATTTAATGGATGGAAATGATTTTGAAAGCAATATTAATAAGAAACTAAATTTAGCCAACCTCTTGAAGCTAAAAGATGCTAGGGTATCCGACCTAAGTGGTGGAGAATTCAAGCTTATTCAAGTGATGAAGGAAATGCTGACTAGTCCAGACTTAATGATTATGGATGAGCCCGATGTATTTTTAGATTTTGAAAACCTAAATGCACTTAAAAATCTTATTAATGCTCACAAAGGAATATTGCTAGTTGTTACGCATAACCGTTATCTATTGAATCATTGTTTCAACAAAATTATACACCTTGAAAACATGGAGATCCAAGAGTTCGATGGGCGATATATTGAGTATAACTTCTCATTACTTCAGACCAAAATTGAATTACAAGAAATCGCAGTCGCTGAACAAGAAGAAATTGAGAGATACGATAACATTATTGATAATCTTAGAGCGATCGCAACCTATAATTCAGAAGCATCTAGAGGGAGAGCGTTAAAAGCTAGGGTTAAGTTTCAAGAACGATTGGAAGCGCGAAAAATTAAAGCGCCATTCGTTGATATTAAGCAACCGAAAATCAGTTTTGGTGTGGACAATGAAATTGAAGAAGACATCACTCTTTTAAATGTGAATAATTATAGTGTTTCCTTTGATGAGTTGATTTTAGAAAATGTTAACTTTGAGATGAAACCTACAGATAAAGTAGCCCTTATCGGTCCAAACGGTACCGGGAAAACGACTTTACTCCGAGATATCTTTAAAAATAATCGTGATTCAATTGAAATAAATGCTGATATTAAAGTGACTTATCTTTCTCAGCTTCAAGACGAAGTGCTAAAGGATTCTAATACCATACTAGAAGACTTCATCGATGCTGGGTTTGCAACTTATGACGAGATTAGAGCACATCTTTCAAACTATGGTTTTGAAGGAGAAATTCTTAATCAAAAGATAGAATCTTTATCTGGTGGCGAAAAAAATATACTGCAATTGGCAAAAGTTTCTGCAAGCAAAGCAAACTTATTGCTTCTTGATGAACCGACAAGCCATTTAGACACCTATACACAAATCGCACTGGAGAAAGCCATTGAAGACTATAAAGGTGCGATTCTCATGATTTCTCATGATTTCTATTCTGTAGTAAATGGTATGGATTATGTATTAATCATTGAAGATAAGACGATTAGAAAAATGAGTATGCGAAAATTCAGAAAGATGATTTATGCCAGTCATTTTGATAAAGATTATTTAGAAAATGAACAAAATAAAAAAGCAGTTGAAATGAAAATAGAATTAGCTTTAAAAGACAATAATTTTGAACTTGCAAAAGGTATGGTTGACGAGCTAGAAGAGCTGATTAAGCTGCTTTAA
- the spo0A gene encoding sporulation transcription factor Spo0A — MQNIEVLLADDNREFTNLLSEYISEQEDMTVTGIAYNGEEVLQMLSEARKVPDVLILDIIMPHLDGLGVLERLRDMDLNPQPKIIMLTAFGQENITQRAVQLGASYYILKPFDMEVLANRVRQLVGVQGSMSSSSNMYNYSSTSRSNVVPLTKGKNLDANITSIIHEIGVPAHIKGYQYLREAITMVYNNIEILGAITKTLYPAIAEKFKTTPSRVERAIRHAIEVAWTRGNIDSISHLFGYTINISKSKPTNSEFIAMVADKLRIEHKVS, encoded by the coding sequence GTGCAGAATATTGAAGTGTTGTTGGCCGATGATAACAGGGAGTTTACGAATTTGCTTTCCGAATACATTTCTGAACAAGAAGATATGACGGTAACGGGTATCGCCTACAATGGTGAAGAAGTGCTTCAAATGCTGAGCGAAGCACGCAAAGTTCCCGATGTCCTTATTCTTGATATCATCATGCCACATTTAGACGGTCTGGGTGTCTTGGAACGTCTGCGTGATATGGATCTGAATCCTCAACCGAAGATCATCATGCTGACCGCTTTTGGTCAGGAGAACATCACTCAAAGAGCTGTACAGCTTGGTGCATCCTATTATATTTTGAAACCGTTCGATATGGAGGTCCTGGCAAATCGTGTACGTCAGCTTGTAGGGGTCCAAGGCAGCATGAGCTCATCCTCTAACATGTACAACTATTCGTCGACGTCCAGATCGAATGTAGTGCCGCTTACGAAGGGCAAGAACCTTGATGCTAACATTACCTCGATCATCCATGAAATCGGTGTTCCAGCACATATTAAGGGCTATCAGTACCTGCGCGAAGCGATCACCATGGTATATAACAATATCGAGATCCTTGGTGCAATTACAAAAACGCTGTATCCAGCCATAGCAGAGAAATTCAAGACCACCCCTTCACGCGTTGAACGCGCGATTCGCCATGCGATTGAAGTGGCTTGGACCCGTGGCAACATCGACTCCATCAGCCATTTATTCGGCTACACCATTAATATCTCCAAATCTAAGCCTACTAACTCGGAATTTATTGCCATGGTAGCAGATAAGCTGCGGATTGAGCATAAGGTTAGTTGA
- the spoIVB gene encoding SpoIVB peptidase, whose protein sequence is MPGLLFAFFLSLSGITGTHQSFAAPLNSEPAKVTAQGMKPELKVIPGGQTIGVKVKSAGVLVVGHHLIEVSEKSKVSPGEISGLVPGDLMISIDGEKLDELSKVAKLVDRAGKANNSLTIVFKRAGKEHTAKLKPAYDINDKVWRLGLYIRDSAAGVGTLTFYAPKQGVYGALGHVITDMNTGTPIVVGSGHIVQSSVTSISKSQDGDPGEKRAHFLKESQVLGNVESNTDFGIFGKMSRNPEHSLYKEPIPVAMSNQVKEGPAEILTVVDGQQVERFKVEIIHVAHQQTPATKGMVIRITDPRLIDKTGGIVQGMSGSPIVQNGRLIGAVTHVFVNDPKSGYGCFIEWMLKDSGVTLQENRYPLNLKAV, encoded by the coding sequence ATGCCAGGCCTTTTATTTGCCTTCTTTCTTAGTTTATCGGGCATAACGGGAACCCACCAAAGTTTTGCCGCACCACTGAACAGTGAACCTGCTAAGGTGACTGCGCAAGGAATGAAACCGGAACTGAAGGTGATCCCGGGAGGTCAAACGATCGGAGTAAAGGTGAAATCAGCAGGTGTTCTGGTTGTAGGACATCATCTGATTGAAGTATCCGAGAAATCCAAGGTTTCCCCAGGTGAGATCAGCGGTTTGGTGCCAGGTGATTTGATGATCTCCATTGATGGAGAGAAGTTGGACGAGTTATCTAAGGTAGCCAAGCTGGTGGATCGTGCTGGAAAAGCGAATAATTCTCTGACGATTGTCTTTAAACGTGCTGGGAAAGAGCATACAGCCAAGCTCAAACCTGCGTACGATATTAATGACAAAGTCTGGAGGTTAGGCCTGTACATTCGAGATTCTGCAGCGGGTGTCGGCACGTTAACTTTCTATGCCCCGAAACAGGGTGTTTATGGAGCGTTAGGACATGTTATTACGGACATGAATACAGGAACACCAATCGTAGTTGGCAGCGGTCATATTGTTCAGTCGAGTGTAACTTCGATATCTAAAAGCCAGGATGGCGATCCAGGTGAGAAAAGAGCTCATTTCTTGAAAGAAAGCCAAGTCCTTGGCAATGTTGAGAGCAACACAGATTTTGGTATCTTCGGTAAAATGAGTCGTAATCCCGAGCATAGTCTTTACAAAGAACCTATTCCTGTTGCGATGAGCAATCAAGTCAAGGAAGGACCTGCTGAGATTCTTACCGTTGTAGATGGGCAGCAGGTGGAGCGATTTAAGGTTGAGATCATTCATGTGGCACATCAGCAGACACCAGCGACAAAGGGTATGGTCATTCGTATCACAGATCCGCGACTGATCGATAAGACAGGTGGTATCGTTCAAGGGATGAGCGGAAGTCCAATCGTTCAAAATGGACGTCTCATCGGCGCTGTAACTCATGTATTTGTAAATGATCCTAAGTCCGGCTACGGTTGCTTCATCGAATGGATGCTTAAGGATTCTGGTGTAACCCTACAGGAGAATAGGTATCCATTAAATCTTAAGGCGGTTTAG
- the recN gene encoding DNA repair protein RecN, with protein sequence MLETLSIRNLAVVEAVDVHFYPGFHVLTGETGAGKSIIIDALALIVGGRGSADSIRYGCEKAEMEALFSLPSGHPVWDTLERLGIEAQREEHLIIRRELTSQGKSTSRVNGQMVNLTMLREIGEQLVNIHGQHEHQNLLKAERHLGLLDTYGEPIIGPLKVVYQEKYSAFAKVEKELRELQESSQKAYQMLDLYRFQLEEISSAALKPGEDELLAEERVKLSHSEKMMDSVSGAYELLYDRQGLESIGNVISRLEDAVRYDEKGLKSVLEQLQSSYYQLEDAAFQLRDYREEIEFNPQRLEEIENRLDLITGLRRKYGDSVEQILAYYEQIHRETDLLENKDEYLEKLTTKRDALLSVLMEAATELSEARKLCASDLATQVESELKDLQMERTSLQVKLDTLEDPRGVEYEGRRIRLTRQGIDSAEFMISPNPGEPLRPLGKIASGGELSRIMLAMKSIFARHDAIPVLIFDEVDTGVSGRAAQSIADKLYKLSSTCQVFSITHLPQVACMADHQYLIRKKVEDGRTMTEVESLSNDGRVMELARMLGGVEITEKTLHHSQEMLNLAEASKAATS encoded by the coding sequence GTGTTAGAAACCTTGTCTATCCGCAATCTAGCCGTCGTTGAGGCGGTAGATGTGCATTTTTATCCTGGCTTCCATGTGCTTACAGGGGAGACCGGTGCAGGTAAATCCATTATTATTGATGCGCTCGCACTAATTGTCGGAGGCCGCGGCTCCGCGGACTCTATTCGTTACGGTTGTGAAAAAGCAGAGATGGAAGCGCTCTTCAGCCTTCCCAGCGGTCATCCCGTCTGGGATACTTTAGAGCGTCTTGGCATTGAGGCTCAGCGCGAGGAGCATCTTATTATACGTCGTGAGCTTACCTCTCAGGGTAAAAGTACATCACGTGTAAACGGACAGATGGTCAATCTTACTATGCTTCGTGAAATTGGTGAACAGCTGGTCAATATTCATGGACAGCATGAACACCAAAACTTATTGAAGGCAGAACGACATTTGGGTCTGCTGGATACATACGGAGAACCCATTATCGGGCCGCTTAAAGTGGTTTATCAGGAAAAGTATTCAGCATTTGCAAAAGTGGAGAAAGAGCTCCGTGAGCTGCAGGAATCCAGCCAGAAGGCTTACCAAATGCTTGATTTATACCGTTTTCAGTTAGAAGAAATTTCATCTGCCGCATTAAAACCGGGAGAAGATGAATTACTTGCCGAAGAACGGGTCAAACTATCCCACAGTGAGAAAATGATGGATTCCGTATCTGGTGCTTATGAGCTCCTGTACGATAGACAAGGCTTAGAATCCATCGGTAATGTCATTTCCAGACTCGAGGATGCGGTTCGTTACGATGAAAAGGGTCTTAAATCCGTGCTCGAGCAGTTGCAATCCTCCTATTATCAGCTGGAGGATGCTGCATTTCAGCTTCGTGATTACCGAGAAGAGATCGAATTCAATCCACAGCGACTCGAAGAAATCGAGAATCGTCTCGATTTAATTACCGGACTCCGCCGTAAATACGGAGATAGTGTAGAACAGATTCTGGCTTATTATGAACAAATCCATCGGGAAACCGATCTGCTTGAGAATAAAGATGAATATCTGGAGAAACTGACGACCAAACGAGATGCATTGCTCTCTGTATTGATGGAAGCAGCAACTGAATTAAGTGAAGCCCGGAAGCTTTGTGCGTCTGATTTGGCCACGCAAGTGGAGAGTGAGCTTAAGGATCTTCAGATGGAAAGAACCTCGCTACAGGTTAAATTGGACACGCTGGAGGACCCACGTGGAGTTGAATATGAGGGTCGGCGTATTCGTCTTACAAGACAAGGGATCGACAGTGCGGAATTTATGATTTCCCCTAACCCTGGCGAACCGCTAAGACCTCTTGGCAAAATTGCCTCGGGTGGTGAGTTGTCGCGAATTATGCTGGCAATGAAGAGTATTTTTGCGCGTCATGATGCGATTCCAGTTCTGATTTTTGATGAGGTAGATACCGGTGTGAGTGGTCGTGCTGCTCAATCCATTGCAGATAAACTGTATAAGCTGTCCTCCACCTGTCAGGTGTTCTCCATTACACACTTACCTCAGGTGGCTTGTATGGCTGATCATCAGTACTTAATCCGCAAAAAAGTTGAGGACGGAAGAACCATGACGGAAGTGGAATCACTCTCGAATGATGGACGTGTAATGGAGCTGGCCCGAATGCTGGGTGGGGTGGAAATTACCGAAAAAACATTGCACCATTCGCAGGAAATGCTCAATTTGGCTGAGGCAAGTAAGGCTGCAACAAGCTAA
- the argR gene encoding transcriptional regulator ArgR: protein MKGQRHIKIREIITQKDIETQDELVEALRESGFQVTQATVSRDIKELLLIKVPMDDGRYKYSLPTDQRYNPIQKLKRVLVDNFVQIDSSANLVVMKCLPGTANSVAALIDNIDWPQIMGTISGDDTILIICRQPEDSKTVISQIMGYIS from the coding sequence ATGAAGGGTCAACGACATATTAAGATACGTGAGATTATTACGCAAAAAGATATCGAGACACAGGACGAGCTGGTAGAAGCCTTGCGTGAATCTGGTTTTCAGGTTACTCAAGCTACAGTATCTCGAGATATTAAAGAGCTATTGCTCATCAAGGTTCCTATGGATGATGGAAGATACAAATATTCGCTTCCAACTGACCAACGGTACAATCCAATACAGAAGCTGAAGCGCGTTTTGGTGGATAATTTTGTGCAGATCGATTCATCGGCTAATCTTGTGGTGATGAAATGCTTGCCGGGGACGGCTAATTCAGTGGCTGCCTTGATTGACAATATTGACTGGCCACAAATTATGGGGACCATCTCTGGTGATGATACCATTCTTATTATTTGCCGCCAGCCTGAGGATAGTAAGACCGTAATTTCACAAATCATGGGTTACATTTCTTAA
- a CDS encoding TlyA family RNA methyltransferase, with protein MEHRKERIDVLLVEQGFYESREKAKAAIMAGLVLADEERIEKAGMKVSREATLKVKGSVHPYVSRGGLKLEKALRQFNIDLTGRTMLDIGASTGGFTDCALQNGVNHVYAIDVGYNQLDWSLRNDERVSVMERTNFRYMTPPDLVGPIPDFASIDVSFISLKIILPPLKALLKRPADIAALIKPQFEAGREKVGKSGVIRDSAVHKEVLINVLTMAAELGYQLQGLTFSPITGGEGNIEFLAHWRLTTETAEEEVLIPSEAVSLVIPVEDFPSLADEVIKQATGTFNVNSTHGNSSRR; from the coding sequence ATGGAACACCGTAAAGAACGGATAGATGTACTGCTTGTTGAGCAAGGTTTTTATGAAAGCCGTGAGAAGGCTAAAGCCGCCATTATGGCAGGGCTGGTGCTCGCGGATGAGGAACGCATTGAAAAGGCTGGCATGAAGGTGTCCCGAGAGGCTACCCTAAAGGTTAAAGGCTCTGTGCATCCTTATGTCAGTCGTGGGGGTCTAAAGCTGGAGAAGGCTCTTCGCCAATTTAATATTGATCTCACAGGACGGACTATGTTAGACATCGGTGCTTCTACTGGAGGCTTCACGGATTGTGCCCTTCAGAATGGAGTAAACCATGTGTATGCGATTGATGTTGGCTATAATCAACTGGATTGGTCGCTGCGAAATGATGAACGTGTTAGTGTCATGGAACGAACGAATTTCCGATATATGACGCCTCCGGATTTGGTGGGTCCGATTCCAGATTTCGCGAGTATTGATGTTTCATTTATCTCCTTAAAAATAATTCTTCCACCGCTCAAAGCCTTGCTTAAGCGCCCGGCGGATATTGCTGCGCTAATTAAGCCGCAGTTCGAAGCAGGACGGGAGAAGGTTGGTAAATCAGGTGTGATTCGTGATTCTGCTGTCCACAAAGAGGTATTGATTAATGTACTGACTATGGCTGCAGAGCTGGGTTACCAACTACAGGGTTTAACCTTCTCACCGATTACTGGTGGGGAAGGCAATATTGAGTTTCTTGCTCACTGGAGACTAACGACTGAAACAGCGGAAGAAGAAGTGTTAATACCTTCAGAGGCTGTATCACTAGTCATTCCAGTGGAGGATTTCCCATCTCTAGCGGATGAAGTGATTAAGCAGGCTACGGGTACCTTTAATGTAAATTCAACTCATGGAAACTCATCGCGCCGGTGA
- the dxs gene encoding 1-deoxy-D-xylulose-5-phosphate synthase has translation MLLPQINDPQQLKSLSIDELTTLAEEIRRFLIEKLTATGGHLGSNLGVVELTLALHYCYNSPKDKMIYDVGHQAYVHKILTGRQDRFDTLRKYQGLCGFVKRSESEHDVWEAGHSSTSLSAAMGMAMARDLKGEDNKVIAVIGDGALTGGMAFEALNHIGHEKRKLMVILNDNEMSIAPNVGAMHNYLSKIRSDRHYLRAKDEVEGLLKKIPAIGGRLAKTAEQLKNSLKYMMVPGVLFEELGFTYLGPVDGHDLEKMIDTFHQADNVAGPVLVHVLTTKGKGYKPAETDFYKSHAISPYKIESGQALKAVGPPMYTEVFGSTLIELGREDSRLIAVTPAMPGGSGLFPFAKEFPDRMIDVGIAEQHAATLCAALAMEGMKPVYAVYSTFMQRAYDQIVHDICRHNANVMFAIDRAGFVGADGETHQGVYDVAFMRHIPNMVMMMPKDENELRHMMKTALEYNDGPIAYRYPRINGTGVAMDAELHTIPIGSWERLRTGEGYAVVACGPMVQVAEEAADLLKREGIQVGVVNARFLKPLDNSMLLDLAHAGTNLVVMEEASQAGSLGSAVLEFYAENEIYDARVHLMGVPDIFVEHGSIKEQRQETGLTVEALCARIKSMMALSAYNYKTTSSS, from the coding sequence GTGCTGCTTCCACAAATAAATGATCCACAACAATTGAAATCACTGTCCATCGATGAATTAACTACCCTTGCGGAGGAAATCCGTCGATTTCTGATTGAGAAGCTTACAGCAACCGGTGGGCACCTTGGATCCAATCTTGGAGTCGTGGAGCTCACTTTGGCTTTACATTATTGCTATAACAGTCCTAAGGACAAAATGATCTATGACGTTGGTCACCAAGCCTATGTCCACAAGATACTAACCGGTCGTCAAGACCGCTTCGACACCCTGCGTAAATATCAGGGCTTGTGCGGCTTCGTTAAGCGCTCTGAAAGCGAGCATGATGTATGGGAAGCTGGACACAGCAGCACCTCATTATCGGCAGCAATGGGGATGGCGATGGCCCGCGATCTCAAGGGTGAAGACAACAAAGTAATTGCCGTAATTGGTGACGGGGCTCTTACTGGTGGTATGGCGTTTGAAGCACTTAACCATATTGGTCATGAGAAGCGTAAGCTGATGGTTATTTTGAACGATAATGAAATGTCCATAGCTCCTAACGTAGGGGCAATGCACAATTACTTAAGCAAAATTCGTTCAGATCGCCACTATTTGCGTGCCAAAGACGAGGTTGAAGGACTGCTTAAGAAGATCCCTGCCATTGGAGGTCGTTTAGCCAAGACCGCTGAACAGTTAAAGAACAGTCTTAAATATATGATGGTACCTGGCGTATTGTTTGAAGAGCTCGGCTTTACGTATCTCGGTCCGGTGGATGGGCATGATCTGGAGAAAATGATCGACACCTTCCATCAAGCAGATAACGTGGCAGGACCTGTGCTTGTGCATGTACTGACGACTAAAGGCAAAGGCTACAAACCGGCTGAGACCGATTTCTATAAATCACATGCTATTTCTCCGTACAAAATTGAGTCTGGTCAGGCACTCAAAGCTGTAGGTCCTCCAATGTATACCGAAGTATTTGGCAGTACGCTAATTGAATTGGGCCGGGAAGATTCACGCCTCATTGCTGTTACGCCTGCGATGCCAGGAGGCTCGGGCCTATTCCCTTTTGCTAAGGAATTTCCGGACCGTATGATTGATGTCGGGATTGCAGAGCAGCATGCGGCTACGCTGTGTGCAGCTTTGGCTATGGAAGGGATGAAGCCGGTATATGCGGTGTATTCTACCTTCATGCAGCGTGCCTATGATCAGATCGTCCATGATATTTGCCGTCATAACGCGAATGTTATGTTCGCCATTGATCGCGCTGGGTTTGTGGGTGCGGATGGTGAGACTCATCAGGGTGTGTACGATGTTGCTTTTATGCGCCATATTCCGAATATGGTCATGATGATGCCAAAAGACGAAAATGAGCTGCGTCATATGATGAAGACGGCGCTTGAATATAATGACGGCCCGATTGCATACCGCTATCCGCGTATTAACGGAACAGGTGTGGCAATGGATGCTGAGCTGCATACCATTCCAATCGGATCTTGGGAACGGCTGCGTACCGGCGAAGGTTATGCTGTTGTGGCTTGCGGCCCTATGGTTCAAGTGGCTGAAGAAGCCGCTGATTTGCTGAAGCGGGAAGGGATTCAGGTGGGCGTCGTGAATGCGCGTTTCCTGAAGCCGCTCGATAACTCTATGCTGCTTGATTTGGCTCACGCTGGAACCAATTTGGTTGTTATGGAAGAGGCTAGCCAAGCGGGAAGTCTCGGTAGTGCGGTATTGGAATTCTATGCAGAGAATGAAATTTATGACGCTCGTGTACATCTGATGGGTGTACCTGATATCTTTGTGGAGCATGGCTCCATTAAAGAACAACGCCAGGAAACGGGCCTTACTGTAGAAGCGCTATGTGCACGAATCAAGTCGATGATGGCTTTAAGTGCTTATAATTACAAAACAACTTCGTCTTCCTAA
- a CDS encoding polyprenyl synthetase family protein translates to MTRFDHDLERSTAGESQRQPLEDYIASIGDVVSHELEAILPTQWKVPENLQKAMMYSLMAGGKRLRPLLVIAACEALGGSREAALPVAAAIEMVHTYSLIHDDLPAMDNDDYRRGKLTNHKVFGEATAILAGDALLTHAFYSVVQASRKFGIPAESALSIVEDLAEMAGPRGMVGGQIADMEGEQGLTDHAQLKYIHLHKTGDLIIFSLLAGGRIAGANEQQLEALHEFGTAVGLAFQIQDDILDLVGDEGKLGKKTGSDIKQHKVTYPYFVGLEASREEVKQLTETARNAVLNGGFHDKQRLLEIADYLMARDH, encoded by the coding sequence ATGACTCGATTTGATCATGATCTTGAGAGAAGCACCGCAGGAGAATCACAACGGCAGCCACTGGAGGATTACATTGCGTCTATTGGTGACGTAGTCTCACATGAATTAGAGGCTATTCTTCCTACGCAATGGAAAGTTCCGGAGAATTTACAGAAAGCGATGATGTATTCACTAATGGCTGGGGGTAAACGCCTCCGGCCACTGCTGGTGATTGCCGCTTGTGAAGCACTCGGAGGAAGTAGAGAGGCTGCCTTGCCTGTCGCTGCTGCTATTGAGATGGTACATACCTACTCGTTGATTCATGATGACTTGCCTGCCATGGATAATGATGATTATCGGCGCGGGAAGCTGACGAATCATAAAGTCTTTGGGGAAGCGACAGCAATTCTTGCTGGCGATGCGCTTCTGACCCATGCTTTTTATAGTGTAGTACAAGCCTCGCGTAAATTTGGCATTCCCGCTGAAAGTGCATTATCCATTGTAGAGGATTTGGCGGAAATGGCAGGTCCACGCGGTATGGTCGGGGGGCAAATTGCAGATATGGAAGGCGAGCAGGGTCTAACCGATCATGCACAGCTGAAATACATTCATCTGCATAAGACAGGAGATTTGATTATCTTTTCTTTGCTAGCCGGCGGTCGTATTGCAGGTGCTAACGAGCAACAGCTTGAGGCATTGCATGAATTTGGAACAGCCGTTGGACTCGCTTTTCAGATCCAGGATGACATTCTAGATCTGGTTGGTGACGAAGGTAAACTTGGCAAAAAAACAGGCAGTGATATCAAGCAGCATAAGGTAACCTATCCTTATTTTGTTGGCCTCGAAGCCTCGCGCGAAGAAGTGAAGCAGCTTACAGAAACAGCCCGTAATGCTGTGCTGAACGGCGGCTTTCATGACAAACAGCGCCTGCTGGAAATTGCAGATTATTTAATGGCGCGTGATCACTAA
- the xseB gene encoding exodeoxyribonuclease VII small subunit, translating into MTKEAELDFEGAMDRLEEIVRELEHGDVPLEKAIDLFQQGMKLSQLCGSKLEQVERKIEMITLEDGELRKKPFGARLEGDADDSI; encoded by the coding sequence ATGACGAAGGAAGCGGAGCTTGATTTTGAAGGCGCCATGGACCGGCTGGAGGAAATCGTACGTGAGCTTGAACACGGCGACGTTCCCCTGGAGAAGGCCATCGATTTATTTCAGCAAGGCATGAAGTTATCTCAGCTTTGCGGCAGCAAGCTTGAGCAGGTAGAGCGAAAGATCGAAATGATTACCCTAGAGGACGGAGAACTGCGCAAGAAGCCGTTTGGTGCACGTCTGGAAGGGGACGCCGATGACTCGATTTGA